Genomic segment of Eleutherodactylus coqui strain aEleCoq1 chromosome 1, aEleCoq1.hap1, whole genome shotgun sequence:
TCAACTCCATATGTGCAGCTAATCCAATGACACTGCTCCGCAAAGTGCCCCATTTTGCCCCATTTTCTCTACATCTAACAACACTAATCATTAAAAACCCGTTAAGTggcaattttttattattttgaaaaAACGATTTCCGATCCAGGAAAATATGATGAAACGTGCAAAGACATGAATAGTGATTCTCCTATAAGTAGGACGCTGCCACCTAACGGGGTTTAATCTAATGTATTGAGTGGATCGAAGTCATCATTTATGTCACTGctcacattaaggcctcatgtccactagctaaatggaattgcggattccgcagcggattttgcccatagggaatcattttaaaagaattgcgttttccatgcgcgggagaaaaaacgtggcatgctccattctgcagcGGATTCCTcgtggatcggcaacattgctatcacattaatagcaatgtgtgcggatatctgcatgtaaaaaaaataaccttttaaagcaaatccgccacggaaatccgcggcagattctgcgcggattgtatttttcaagtggacgtGAGGCCTTACTGTTTCTGTAATGAGCCGTGCACGTGTGTGTCCATCATAGGACCGAGAGACTTTCATCCACTAGAAGTAAGTAATGAAGGTTCCTGCTAAATGATGAGAAGAGCTCTTAAATATAGGAAGTATATTGGAACATGTTGTAACCTTTTCATTACACAAGGCATAAACTTTTATCTTCTGTTCCTCACACAGGGAGTGTGCCTCCAGGAGTAGATCCAGAAGCTTATACCTGGTTCCAAAGCGTTGACTCTGATAGAAGTGGCTACATAACTTTAAAAGAGCTGAAACAAGCCCTGGTCAACTGCAATTGGTCGGCATTTAATGATGAAACCTGTATCATGATGTTAAGTAAGTTTCTAtgtcttaacataaaatgtgAACTAGGGATGGAAACACCAATTTGTCCTGTATGGGTAGTTCTATATACTACTTCTCACTATTTCAGTAGTATGACCATAATACCCCtttatggcccaatgtccactgctgaatcctgcagcagaatccaggcGTGCCCACAGACATGGACCTGATCTTCTTCCTTCAGCATGGCGGATGCATCGGCGAAGTGCCGGAGGCATATGCagtgccatttttaaaaaatcttctttcctgCGGATCAGTTACCGCTGTggacgggccgcagatcggatggcttccattgacttcaatggaagctatcctgcaggatccacagaaaaatggagcacgctgccaTTTCTTCTCGTGCCTGTGATCTGCACGCTGGGAAAATcgcatccgcatgctttaaattgttttgcagatattaatgcatccctacgggtggcttgatttgcagatgtcCCTcgcgggttccacaaatcaaatctgcccatggacgtTGGGCCTAAGAAAGTCACTGAAGGGTTCTCTGGTTGTATATAAATAAAACTAATGATTGGTGAAGAGTTAAACTACTTTTTAATGTACTGCATTTTTTGGACTACAAGACCTCTTTTCAATTAGAAAAAAGTGCTGAAAGTTTAATGCATCTAATTGTCCAAAGGTGACAGTGAAACATGAATCTTTATCCGGTTTAGTCATAGAGGGCCCTCATATTCTAGCAAGACCCTTGGTTACTTTTCTTATCTTCCACCTTTACCTTCTGCAATACTCcttatcttcctcctcttccactaTAAAAAAAGGTCATAACTTCCTGACCTCTGCCATGTGCCTGCTACCACCCTGATCTGCTGAGCCTACTTCAACAAGCAACTTGGGTTACTTGGCTTTGGAGAAGAGGAATCTGAGATACACATCCCCATCTGACTTCCCTGCCTCTCCACATCCgccccccagcctcatcactccattCCCCGTGTGCTTACAAACGCCACCCTTTATGGCTCTTCATCCCTACTACACCATCGCTCTTAAGGGAAGGGACCAGGCTCTCTCCGATTTCCCCAACTATGACCAATTTGCTCTTTCCAGCCGCCTATAGAGAACAAAACTCACATGCTTTATTTATACCCAACACGCTGTCCTCCCAGGAGTGGCCAGGCCTCACTTACTGCCCATCTTCTTAGACTAGTCGGGCTACGCCTGATGTTCAGCAGTCCTGCTCACTATCAGCCatgcaccccctcctcctcgggCATTATGAGGCATGCAGACAGGTAGATGGCTATACGGAGGAGCAttacacaggtgcaaaatactgatgaacaaccactcccaTATTTTCCGTAtattggggggggctgcttagtatCATACTTGCACGTAGATAAGGACACAGTGTGTCAGTCCCATATGATTATCGCCTGGAGCATCATTAagaggttgtaagcctgcatggtgcactacacttaTTGTTTGGCCTGGCACCCTTAGTATGTTTTATCTATGTGCAGgtataaagccccttttacagagtacaattattgttcaaacgagcgaaaatgaaccatagccgttcagtgtaaacgcagccaaccaTCGAACGATAAATCACTCGCTTTTCGTTCATCGTTTATTTTCTGTAGGCATACAAatgatcgttggctcgttcactaatcattcagttAAATGCCGATCTTTGTCGTTCACTTATACATtaaatgtgaagcactgaatgatttcttgtttgaacgagccaaccatgTATCTGCTGTTTAAACAGGCCTCTCGAGCCAACTCTTTCAACATTGGCGCGTTCAAACGACAAATCAGCAGGTCTAAACAGACCTTATACTAAGCAGCCACATCCTCTAATATATggcaggtgtgtgagtggttgtttattTTGTACCTGtgtaatgctcctccatatagcaatctgcctCCTAGCGCGCTGAGGAATGGGgtgtctatacctgcccttgtattccGGATCAGTAAGTACGGCCTCAGCctgtgacttttttttgttttgatatatccctcttctgtgatttttgaattgatactccaaaaataagaaaagagtgggttagggcttattttcagtgggATTATTTTCAGTGGGATCAGGGAGtgggttagggcttattttcaggggatgtcttatttttccctGAACAACAATCTACATTTATTCCTGAaccaaaaaaaatcaacatttatTCAAATCTAGTCATGTCATCACATTCTGGAACCTCATCATAACTCTCCTGAATTCCATCATGAATTTCTTGTATTCTCTTATTTCCTTTTTCCATCTACATTTACCGATATTAAAAACAAGAAGGATTGAAAGTGCCGGGCTCTCACACCTAGATGGGGTAGTCCTACTGGCGTCCCTCCTGTCACAGGCGCGTTACGTGATGTCAGGTCCCTTGGCATGCCAGCAGCTCTCTACCGTGTTTCACTGCAGCCAAGTGTAGCGGTTGGCTCCCCCTGGTGACTGGAAGCAGCCACAACACTCTAATATAATGAGCATGGGAGTGGAGTGACGCCAGTGGGAATACCCAATCTGTGTATGAGAGACCGGCACTTGCCAATCCTTATTGTTTTGGGTCTCATGGGGTCTTTTGAGTGCTTTGGGGATGTCTGCTTTTCTTGGTGAAGGGTCTCTCTGTCTTGCTGCATTCTATTGCCAATTGATTTTACTTTTGTACATGTATatttgcctggacactatttaaatttgaCTTTTTTCTGAACTGTGAGTAGGGATTATGTTTTGAGCATCCTTAAAaattatgctagggcttattttttggataGGTGTTGTTTTGGGGGAAAAGGGCtgtgtccttttttttatttgattagTTCCTGAACATATGGTATCTTATTTTACTTTCAGTAGTTTGTGTATACTGAGCTGTACTTTTTCTTTGCAGACATGTTTGATAGGAGTCACTCAGGCCGGATTGATCTGTTTGGGTTTTCGGCTCTCTGGACATACCTTCAGCAGTGGAAGAACATGTTCCAGCAATTTGATCGTGATCGATCTGGCAGCATCAGCCAGGGAGAGCTGCATCAAGGTAAACCCTCTATATATATTTTACCAGTGAGCCTTTCTGAGTACAGATCTGAGCGTGGTTGTGGTGATGGTGACACTGTGATACTTTTCAGAGAAGTTTGCATTGTCATATTGCTAGTAATCTCTTTGAGATGTCAGAAGCTGCTGAGCAAGCACATGTCTGCATAATAGAGGAGGATGCAGCGCATTGTCCGTGCCCTAACCTTCATTGGGCATCACCATGGATACGCCGGGCCAGGAACAGGAAAAGCAAACTACATTCTCTGGTTTATTATACATGGGTAAACTACTGGAAATCTGCAAGTGCGTTATACAACGCTTCtagaagcccttttacatggatatCGGGCACAAACCATTCTTTACTTGATCGTCGGGCTGTACAAAAGGCACAATGATCAGTTGACGAATGAGAAAATGCTTGTGAAAAATACTCGATGATCACTTGTACATCTACCCGTGAGAATGGGGAGAGGTACAACCCATCTATAGATCTTCAGCCCTTGTAAAATGAGAAAGTAAGCAAGTGCTAATCAACACGCTTGTGGATTGGTGCTTGACACATCAGGCTGAGTTGAAAGGACTTTAACTCCCTACACAAGATATCACGTTTGCTAGTTACTAGAAATcttgggggagatttatcaagtAAAAACAAGCATAAAAATGTCAAATTTCGGCACATGGCTAGCTTGCATATAAATTTTACAACCTTGTGTCATCTACGCTTTCTGAAAAAAAGGCATGCATGTCAAGAGTAGTAGTGGCCACCCCGGACTGACACATTTATGCTTGATTTATGGCCTAAACTAGTTTAAATTATACCTGAAATTGACGCAGCTGCCATAGATTTGTTCGTATGTGCAGGGACTGTCTGAGATGCGCCCTATAGATGGAGAGGCGTACCGGACTGTAACGCCGGTCTTAAATCTCTCTGCTTTTATCTGTATGTCTTCTTGTGCTGTTAGTTCCAATCGCTGAATCACATGCTGGCTCAGCATAAATCACTAATTGTTCTGTAAAACACACTAATTGGTGATGATTCTATGAAGATGAAGGCTTCGGTCTTCAGTTCCTTTATTATTCGCGTTTCAGCTTGTCATCACGCTTCttgttgtttccacagctctcTCTCAGATGGGATATAACGTCAGTCCGCAATTTATCCTCCAAATTATGGCCCGCCATTCTGTAAGAACTGCAAACCCAGGCCTCCAGCTTGACCGATTTATTCAGATTTGTACCCAGCTGCAGAGCATGACGGAAGCATTTCGAGAGAAGGATACCCAGAGAGCCGGCAGTGTGAGGCTCAGCTATGATGATTTTCTCACCATTTCTGTAGCACGCCTCCTGTAAAGTCATTGTCTATTTCACACTTCTTGGTCCTGTATACTAAAGCCTTGTGAAGACTGCGTGCAATACTTATATGCAGATCTTAGTACATTTTTAGGGTAATTCCAGTAATGCCAGATTTTTTGTACATTGTTGTCTTTCTCCGTATTAATGCACCATGACATGTACATAGAACTGTAGAACTCTGAATTTTAAAAGGTAATGCCTGTATGTTCATCACCCGACTCTTTTGAAGTCTTTGCAAAGTTCACCCTCTAGAGGGAGACAGAGTTTAATAATTCAGTCGTGAAAACAATGTTGTGCTACTTTGTTACCTATTGCctgtttttccattttacctTTTCATTCACATTGTATTGATTTTTGATATTTAGAAATTTATTTAATCCTCGCATTATCATTTGAATATAAGATATATACAGGTACAGATAGTAAATGATTTCCTGCTTAGGTTGGCTTCACATCAATGTTTTGCTTTCCTGTTCTGTCTTAAgagaagaaaaactgaaaaaactgaTCAAGTCAAATCTCCAATGATATGTATTTTATTTCCGTTTCCTCGTGACCTACAGGGCTTCTTTCCCCATCCCAAAAAAACAGAAACTGGATggaattgcctttttttttttttttttttttaaaaccttgtACTAGCTTcagtttagcaaaaaaaaaaaagatccgttACTAATGGATGAAAGAACAGTGATGTGAAGCCAACCTTACTGACATGCTGTATATATAGCAAAGTATGTCACGTTGCCAATAGAAAGTGGATATCCAAATCATTGTAATATGGTAGTTATTACTTCTTctccttagaggggttgtcccggCTCAGTGTTTCATGCTTTCCCATCCCGGCCATCAGTGTTTCCTGACCACCTTGCTGGGTGTTACGGAAACAGTTGAGGTGGTAGCCTTATATTTTTCTGGAatttccattgaaaggaatgggtgTTTCAGATCTGTGGGCTGCACTGGTTTTGTAACACAGGAGTTACTTAAACAGTATAGCGCACTATGCTGTGCTATTTCCATAACTcttgttcacttcaatgggagttacagaaaaagCTGCCGCCACCTTAACGGTTTCTGTATCACCTGCCAAGCTGGTCCGGAAACACCCACGGTTTCACATCTCCGCCATCAAACGctaagatggaaatacccctttaacactacaAGAAACCAACACATCATGAAAACATCAGTTGCAGCCATTAATGTGTTTACATTCCAAGCATCTCAATAATGTTACACTGGGGGAATCGAAGAAACTTTGTATGTTTTGCCAGCTGTAGGAGCCGATCAGGTCAGTACACTTTGTAAGGTGCTCTGGGGAATAGGGGGAGTCTGCAGTTTGTTAAGGAAACATATTGTAAAATACTGCATGGCGACTTAGAAAATGCATTTGTTACATTTTATCATATTACGTGTAGCCATTTATTCCACATAGTTCCTTCACTATCTACGCATTTGCTTAGTACATGGGAGGTTGAATTTTTATGCAATGTAAACTTGGACCACAGTTTTttgttctgcttgtttttttttaaaaccttacAAACATTTGCCATATTTTGTATCTGCCAAAGCTTTGTCAAACCCTGAGGTTATCGGGCAAATAATGAAGTGCTAaaataaatatactgtatatgtatacatGGATTAAAATACATGTTGTTGTCATTAAAATGTAAGGTTAACATTTGGGAGAGGAGGGCACCCTGCGGGATCGTTAACATGGTTAGCCTCACGCTAGTGTTTTTGTAAAGCGTTACATGGACATATTATGGCcacagtgcatcagtattgcaaaTCTGTAACCCTGTTTGTCTAAAAGGATAATTGAGTCTCATAAAAACAGATGTTTTGAAAGATCTGATAATGTGTATATCGTGCCAGTGTATTCGGCAGCACTTTAGAGGGTCCATGGATAGTATTAAACTAATAAACAGTTTGAACAATAGGGATTGGGGTTCTGCTTGCAAGAACTTACTATCTATGTGGAAATAGGAGGGACAGTAGAGGTAGCAGTTCTTGTTCTATACAATGATCCAGCTATCTTTTATACCAAACAGGGTAATAGATACaagctcatacagctttatgtatatacagttatgaagtgcattagggtgtATGTGGTGtaggacagtgttccccaactccagtcctcagggatcaccaacaggtcatgttttcaggatttcctcagtgttgcacaggtgatgtaattatcatcggtgcctcagacattgccacaggtgttcttactataggagatcctgaatacatggtctgttgggggtccctgaagactggagttggggaccactggtgtAGGAGATGCACTGGGAAGAAGGGATTAGGTCAGTATGGATATTTCACTTGTAAAACCCCTGTATAACTGAAttgcatgcactgattggctgtctagtagcctCTCTATAGTTAGACACAGTACTATatctcctttcctgctctttACCTGTACCAGCACGAGCCTCTCCATTgaacatcaggtgtggatagctCAATGTTATGTTTCTGGTATGCCTGTAGTATGTTGTGTATAGAAACTCCTGTCTGCTACATAGGAAGTGATTTACTGACACATTcagacctttttttttccaacttGTCCATAAAAAGGCGTGGCCAATGGGGCCAAAGAGTCAGCTGAAAGATTTTATCAACCAGTACATAATATGAAGTCTCCAGGTCATTTAcaataactccccccccccccccccccacccaattaaagtgttaaaggggttattcagctTTCAAAAATCTATCCTCAGGACCGATTATCAATATTTGATGGGTGGCGATCTGCCGCTAGGGATGTCCAACCAATTGGTTGATTTGAAGGGTCCTTGCGACCACCGCAGCCTCTTCAGTGTTTACATTTGAgccatttacatggagtgatgatcgctcaaaaatcgctaaaaagcgatcgtttgagcgataatagttgcgtCCATCGTGCAcatttcgtgcactgctagctgatcgttaaattcaggacaacctaaaaatcgtccttcagccttatcagcagttctccacggggagtgctgatagcatttgtttcccatcggagaacaaaggatctgaaagcagataagagccctcggctgttaactgcattcagctaaggcttcagcttcacactaaattgctattaagtagctgagttaatagtttatgcaaaataatcgctcaaagctgtcactcaaactgtcgtctgagcgatcatcgctccgtgtaaatgggcctttactgcgtTCATACTCAGAATGCCGTATTGTTTATAGCAGCCATTTTATGGAATACAGATTTGTCTCATTTAGTTTGTGCTCAGATGTAAATACTCAAGAAGCTGCGGCACTTGTGGTCCCTTCCATCAGCTCGTGGCAGGGAGCCCGAGTGGAAAACCCCTACCAATCAAATGCTGATGGCCTATAtagaggataggccatcattttttctttttaaaggcaggataatccctttaacacaCAGGGCACTTCTATTTTAATCAGAGGAATCTCGTCATTTGTTACCCATGCTCAGTCTTCTGGCGCTCTAGAGTAGTCTGAGTAAACACAGGATCTGTGACTTTTGAGAGATTCACCTCTGGCATCATCTAGGTCAGTGGTTTTCATGCTGGCTTTCCTAGAAGCTGGTTAGGGATTCCCCAGAATCTAGCAGCTACCCGAGCCGTCATTGTTGGAGATGACTGCTCATAGATGCGTGACAACCCAGTGAACACCTCTCGGTCGGAAAATAGTAGAGCACTGCACaaaaaatacattacattatCAGAGATGGGGATCTCTGGGGGTGTTCAGGGGTAAAATGTTGGGAACCACTCATgtgacaattattttttaaatactgGACCTTGACTATTACTGTATCCTTACCACTGGGGAAGATTTGTTAGTACTGGAGCCCTGTACATTGCTAAATCTGTCCGTCAATTGCTGGAAACCATGAAGGCTCATAACAAAAAGGGAATATTCAAATATTTCATTCCTCTTCTGGGAAAAGTAGTGCATATGAATAAATGCACAGAGCCCACATAAGCGGTCTGTGCATGTGTTGGTCATTGATGCGCCAGGCACTGTATAAAGAGCTGTCAGTGCTGGTGTGCAGCGGAACAGTGTGGGCTCGGATTTGGCACAAAGGTGGCATGTGAACTCGAGGGCTTTCTAACACCAAACGCAGAGGTTGCTCATCAACGTGACCTGTTGTTTATGAAGGAAAGTCGGTATTTCACAGACCAGTGATCAGGACATGAACACAGTCATGCTTGGGTGTGCTGTGCCGCTGATCAGAACATATCTAAAGTGTTTCTCTGTGGACCAAACACCAAGCAAATTTCCAATAAAGCATCATGTTCTTATTACATTGGGGTTTTCAATTTTGGCATATACAGCAGAAGTTCCTAGCATACTAGTATGTGCCAAATAGGGCTGGGTTCATCCAATGGAGGCCAACCGTGTCCTTTCCCCTCCATTGGGCCAGTTTATGGTCGTATACCTCTTCTTTTTATGTATAGAGAAGGCTAGTAGACTACACTTTCCTATGCAGAGGCATCCTGCAAAAATAATGCATATTGCGCTGTATGGTTTTTTTTAGCAGTCTATAGTGACCTATGCCACTAAATGCCTATACATTAGCATACATTGGGGTCTTCCTTTGGAGGCACAGTATATGTCAAGCAGTATCCCTGATATATATCTGACCGAAGCTCTAATGTGATGTGAACAGCAAATGTGTATGCATTGGATCATAGGACGCATGATTAGGttttgtttttccttctgccaacATTTGTTATATAAACACTTTtaattttgtggggttttttttaaatttaattaaaaacacaattttgcataTTTGGTGGAAAAAATACTTTTATTCAAACTGGAATGTTGAAAATATCATTTACTGTATCGTTGTGCGATGCATAATAGAAATCCAATTGTACGGGGAGTATTGAAATGATAGAAACAGTCTTTATATATAAACCTCTTAATAAATAGCTAAATATATTTCACATCTTGTGTTCTTATACCTTACCATTTAGGTTTCTAATAAAAGTgagcattaaataaaaaaaaaaatggcataaaaGCTGTGTGAGGCGGATACAATGGTAATGTGGCATAGATGATCTTTTACTCTAATCAAGCATTAGAAAGTAGCTGATATCTTGCAGATGTGGAAACTGAGCCGATCAACATATCATTGGGCTTAATGTTATTTGCCTTCATTCCATAAAGTGTATTGTTAACTTTGGTCCTAGGTGGAACTGACTCCTACATGGAAGCCTCAATCCTCCTGCAGTTTTTGGGCCGGCGGGGAATGTCTGTCTATGACAGGTTCACAGGCCTGCATGCCCCTTCTTTGTAGCCCCAAACAATACGCTTTTGATCCCTGTAGAGATTATAGGATTATGCGCACTGTTATCCCCTCTAAAGCCCCAAGCTGTGAATCTCCCCTGTGTCAGCACCACAGGGTCAGTTCAATTCTATTAAGGTCCTCCACATATCCTGCCCTCATCCCCAATGTGGCAATGCTTTCATTTGACCATAGAAAAATGCTAAAATTGATGTGATGATTTCAAATGAGGCATCCTAAATTATACAAATAAGGAATGTGTTTCTCGAGTGCCAGACCTCCGATGTACAAGGGATGTGTTGCGATAACATCTGATGGGCGGTGCACCGTTAGTTTAACTGGCCAGTCTAAAAATGAAACCTTGTTGATGTCCTGTTACAGCATCCTGTTTTCATTGCCCATTTGCAGTGATAACTGTGCGTAAATAGCTTATATAACAGAATCTGTTGTAACATGCCCTGACATTGAATCCCTCACATCACGCTGATAATACAACCCCCCTTCTTTGCTGAATACACACCCAACCACCTAGGACATCCACATACTGGCTGTGGAAAGATCTGGAGGAAAAGAGTTACATACATCCCATTATTTGCTTGTTAGAAGTTTACAAAGTCCTGAAGTTTTGCCAGCTCCTTATTTCTTGTGTGAAACATCTTCCATGCTGACTCTTCCCCACACTCCAACTACAAAAGTTTCAATTTCACACTCATTTTCACCACGAGCGATGCGGAAATATCCATTCTCTCCCCAGTCTTTGCCCCAGGAATTAGCCACCAActgagaaataagaaaaaaagtggCACAAGTGAGAAACATGCACTAGACACAAGACAATACTAAAGGAGTGTGATGCTTTAAAGACATTAGACACCTTATATACAGTCAAGTCAGGAGAGTGGGTACTGACGTCGTTAACAACTTTGGATTTATGTACAGCATTTTATTTCTTTCTaaagctgagccaatcacagcgatcactttgctggaggcggggtattcaaagccctgtcaccagagaGAAGCTGATATGGCAGACGGGGAGGATtatgcagtttgccgcagcgccgccggagaccatcaagactccgcggaccaggtgagtattgattttttatttttatgcaggttagctaggttggtcttatttttggatgaggccttatatttcaagcctcccccaaaaaccggggtaggtcttattactggggtaggacctattttcagggagACAAGGTAGTACTTGGTATAAAATGGTATAATGTTTTAAAACAAAGgcaatgtaaaaatcagttcaaCCATCTAAAATAGCCATTTATTGTACTTCTATCAAAGTAAATTACTCCATATATTACCCAGTATTTCTGTACATGTCCATTAGGAACCATCTCTCTTCCCCACCTTGTGAAGACAAAAAGGAAATAAAGAGTCAAATAGATTTTCCTTGTACCTCGGAGTATGTGCAATATTCCTACCAACGATGCCTGTATCTTATGTTACTGCTCTCACCAAGACAGAATGAAGAATTTTCTTGCAGATATAtcttaatggttaacaaaaatatgaTGTTAAACAGCAAATTTTCAAGACTAattaggcctcttcatcaggccgGCTATAGTTAGACTTGAAAGCTTGCTATTTAATATCACctcttttgttggccattaaaagagaTATCTACAAGATTTATTACTTGgtctctcttactgagagcagcaGAACTAGCGGACACAGCACCAAACTTTTTTTTGCCTGCATACTGAAGTACATATTGTGCAAAATCCATAGCAGCATTAACGGTAGGGCCCAGAGATGTGGGGCTACATGGCGAGCTTGTAGTCCTAACCGGTGACAATGAGTCATATGTAGATCAATGTAGACCTCTGGACTGCAGCTTGGGATTAAAGTGGCTGAAATTCGTGCTACAAAGAGTCTCCATATAGTTTGACAGTTCGTCTCATAGTTATGTAAGAAGGTGGCAGCTGATAGGATGGGACACCACGCTCCCATAGTAATGTGCACAGCTTGAGATATGATCAAGA
This window contains:
- the PEF1 gene encoding peflin, yielding MASYPYGQGYASAGQTPGAPPGSYYAGQQYGGGGHPGQPTYGGPAPGAPYGPPLSNSGYGQQIPGASAPGGPGGPYGGHAPGGPYGAPRSNPYGAPQQGQYGQAPSGSVPPGVDPEAYTWFQSVDSDRSGYITLKELKQALVNCNWSAFNDETCIMMLNMFDRSHSGRIDLFGFSALWTYLQQWKNMFQQFDRDRSGSISQGELHQALSQMGYNVSPQFILQIMARHSVRTANPGLQLDRFIQICTQLQSMTEAFREKDTQRAGSVRLSYDDFLTISVARLL